AGAGGACGGGTCCAGTAGACAGCAATAGGACATTCACAAGTGTGTTAGTGCTGACTGAGGTTGGTGGGGGAAAACGTCCCCACACTGAAGATGCATTTTGAGTTTATCTTCTGGAGTTTAGAGTTCAAAGGTGTCTTGAAGCCTGTGAAACGTGAACACGACCAGGAGAAAGGTTAGAGTTGGCAGTGGTCAAGCAGTGATCTTTGTGTTGTTAAAAGACAAATGCAATAGAGTAATTTCTAATTAAAACACATTCAAAGCACATCATTCTAAATCTTACTTAATGAATTCTAGTGACATACAATATTATGTTATAAATATTCAAAAATATATAGAAATACAATATTTAGTTTATATGACCATAAAATACATAAACAACCACACTTCACACTCATGCTCACCTCACTTCAACCAAAACATTTAAAAGTTTTCTCAACAAACTGAAAGCGACTCTTTCCAAGGTGCAATGGCCCTAATTGTAAAATAGTAATTTGGGTCCAAACCTTCTGCTGACTCTCGTCCTCTCTGATCTCCAGGTGGCGTTCCAGGGTGCGTCTCTGTTTGGCCACCATCTCCGTCTGTTCCTTAAACGCCCTCTGGGTGGCGCTGAGAGACTTGAGGAGGTGCCTGCTCTGGGCCGGACTCAGGAACTGGGCATGCTCTGAGATAAAGTACTGGATGTCAAATGCAGCGTCCTCCAGATGTCTGTGGGTCCCTGACAGATTAGTCTCCATGccctagaaacacagacacaggaggtCATGGACGTGGAAGGAATCAATCAACACAACTCATTGGATGTTTAAATATAATGCATACATGCAATGTGTATTACAATATATTGTGCCATTCAAGGGAAAAACAacaaacttttatttattttcgtCCATATAACCTTCTAATACTGTGTTTGACAACTCTAGGTGAATCAGGAACATGGAGAATAAGGTATAAAAATATACCTTATTCTTTTGGATCATGTCTTTCACTGTGTCCACGTCAGATGTGTTCAGGATGTCGAGGTTGGCGGCCATCTCAGAGTTGTCATGAATACAGCCTGATAGTCTATCAAGGGTACTGAGGAGATCCTGGTATGTTGACTTCAACTGGGCCTGAAAAACACAATGAAGACTCACTGTATTTACTTCGTATTTACTGCAGTTCAGTAACACAActtcctacagatgtaggatcttaatttgatcatcctgttgcaggagaactttcctgcaatgcaggaaatttaAAACTTGTAGTATATTTGAGGTTTACAAAGGCTTCTGatcgaaaaatgtatcaaccactacaaaaatatccattcattataatccacaaaataattcacatttcctgttgctgcatgattattttcctgctgtagcaaactggctcaaactaAGATCCTACATGTGTATATCAAAACAATGAGAAACAAACACTGACCTTTCCTGTATCAATAGCCTGCCTTAGAACATAATTATTTTCTGCAGACATCTGGCAAACGTCTGCAAAAACTGTCTGCAACTCTCGAAAGGCTGAAGCCAGATCTTGGTGAATATGCGTGGGAAAGAGCGCACTGCCAGACTTTAAAAGCTGCTTGGTTATGTCCAGATCTCTGGTCAGAATACCAGCCAGTGTAGAGAGATGTGCTTCCAACGACTAGAAACAGAGTGAATTTAGTCAGAAAATAGGAAAGTGACATGTAAGAAGTGGGTGAATATTGAGACAGATGCTAAATGCAAGGAGGAGTAACTTAGAaacagaaataaagagagaaattGAAGTGGCTCGAAAGTACTCAATGGTTGCATATTCTTTCACTGAGGGAGAGTGTGTATTCAagcatacagctgaagtcggaagtttacatacaccttagccaaatacatttaaactcagtttttcacaattcctgacatttaatcctagtaaaagttccctgtcttatatcagttaggatcaccactttattttaagaatgtgaaatgtcagaataatagtagagagaatgatttatttcagcttttatttctttcatcacattcccagtggatgagaagttcacatacattcaattagtatttggtagcattgcctttaaattgtttaacttgggtcaaacgtgtcgggtagccttccacaagcttcccacaataagtttggtgaattttggcccattcctcctgacagagctggtgtaactgattcaggtttgtaggcctccttgatctcacacgctttttctgttctgcccacacattttctataggattgagttcagggctttgtgatggccactccaataccttgactttgttgtccttaagccattttgccacaactttggaagtatgcttggggtcattgtccatttggaagacccatttgcgaccaagccttaacttcctgactgatgtgttgagatgttgcttcaatatatccacataatattcctgcctcatgatgccatctattttgtgaagtgcaccagtagatgtcctaaccgacttgccaaaactatagtttgttagcaagaaatgtgtggagtggttgaaaaacaagttttaatgactccaacctaagtgtatgtaaacttccgacttcaactgtatatatagtattttTGCTAAACTTTTATTACATTGTGTATGTGATAACAAACCTGAGATTCATCCAGATGACTGTGTAACTCCTCCATATTGTTACTCAGAGAGCCCTGCTGGGATGACAGGACATTCCTGATCTCTTCTAGAACATCTGCATGATCCTGAAGTCTACCCACACACTCCAGATAATCCTGGGTGGAGTACTCTTGCTGGAAATACATAATATTCATGAATAATACATAATCAATACATAATATGTCATATAAATTAAGAATAGTTATTTTTCTAGGCATTTATATGCGTTTCGAACATTAACTTACCCTGACTTTAGATTGAACTGGTTCAGCATTGCCTGTGTCTGAAATGGTTTCAACCTCTGTAGATTGACATAGGTCAGGAGCATCCATGGGATCTGCCACGGCACCTTCAGCCTCATCTGATGAGCCCTCCTCCTGGATGATCTCCAGGTTGTGTGGCCTGCCCTCATGAGGAGCACCGCCCAGAATACTGCTCAAGGTTCCTATCACATCCTTGAGCATGGCAGGGTCTTGGCTTGAGGATAAACTTTGAAGAACCTGCAGAAGCTGAGACTGAATCTGGATCATATCAGATGGAGGGGTTTCTTCATGGAGGGgttccccttcctcttcctccggACTAGTTTTACCTGAACGGAGAGCCTCCTGCTTCAACAGATCCCTGAGGAGATCTGGGCTACTACTTTTCATAAGCCCAGGCGCTGCATCTGTCTCCTCACCAAAATCACCAAAAACTCTTCCATGGGACTGTGGATTGTCCTGTATCAGGTTGATGATGTCCTCCACTGCTTGGGTCTCAGCCTTTTGCAAGTCATCAACATCTGCCCCCTCCACTCTCATTCTCACCAGCTCATCTAAACCAGACCTTAGAGCAGTATAGATCGCCAACGCAGGTGGTGGGACACTATCATGTGTCATTAAGTCTGGTGGAACATCAACAGTCATCAGATGGGGATGATTCTCATCAGCACAACATTGATTCTGCCTACATGTAAGATCTGATCCGAGGCCAGGCTTTACCGCATGCCCTGAGGTCATTTCTGATGTTGAGGGTGTATTGGAGTGAGAGTCTGGTTGAGCATTAGCGGCCATCGGTTGGGGATGATTCTCAACAGAACCACATTCATCTTGTTTAACATCTGTTCTCATACCTGGCTCTTTTGCCTTTAATGGATTTCCTGGGGTCATTTTTGATGCTGACAACGAACTTGTATCATTGCTacttgtctgtcctgtctgtgatGTTGCTTGATCAGTAATCTGTGAGAGACCATCATCAGGTGAGCCTTCTTGTCTCCCTGGTTTGCTGTCACCACTCCTGCTTGATTCAACCCTGTCATTAGCTTTAGCTTCAACATTAGCATTTGAATTTGGCAGACGTTTATCAGTCAGTGTCGGATCAGGGGTGATTGTGCTAGATATCTCTTTAATGGGAGCAGTCTGTAACTGCTCTTGATCACCTATATCGTAGCTGTCTTTATTGTCACTGCCTGATTTTATGCTATGTACACTTGATACAATAGCTAAATCAGATAAGTTAGTCAACTGCACTGGAGTCTTTTTCTGAACGGTGGGGTTACTATGACTGTGCCCGTTTTGAGAGGATGTGGGCTCCATTTCGCCACCAACATCCCTCTCTGATTTCACTAGAGGTCGCTGAGGTGACACAGTGTTAAACGATGAAACGCCATCACCATTTATTACAGTTTTATCCCCTCTGACACCCACATCTCCGGACACTGTGCTTGTTACATCGCCAGACAAATCTCTTGGTGATGAGCTATCTATTCTCCGGTCTGACTCTttgactagctggctggctggcggctgaACAGTGTTCTCCATTTTCCTTTCATCAGACAACAGATCACTATGTGATGAGCACGACACGCCTGAGTCACTCTGAACAGGACAAACAGTCTGGTCCCCCACTATCTCACGGTATCCTGCTCCCAGCTGCCCATCACCCGGAGTGAAGCCAACCGCCTCGCAGGACAGATCAGTGTCTCTCCTCAGAGAACTGCTACCgtcttcctctgtctgtctcaacTCCTCAGCCTGGTGCTGAGGTGCTCCACTATCTCCACTATCGCTCAAACTGAGAGAGTTTGATCTATTTGACGAAATGGAATTTTGGATGGAATTTCTAGACCCAGGGACAATGTCTGACAGTGAACTAGTGGGGGCATGTGAGGCACTATCTTCCCTTAATGAAGATGGTGTTTCAAGTTCATGGATGACACGTCCCTCTGTTACCTGATCTGACAGGATAGGTGATATGATCTGTCTACATACAGGCCCATGACTAATGGTGAATGAAGGTAGTAAGGCCTTCTGTGAATCGCAGTTCTGTTCTTTGCTTCCTTCTGCGTGCAAATCTTCCCGTGCATGTCCATCCCTATTCTCTATCCATTCTTCCTCTTCAGAGTCATCAAGAACCAAAACCGACAGCTTTTTGTCTGTTTGATGCTGCCGTATATTCTCAGCCTCATCGTTGTCTATGAGGCCCAGACTCTGGGAATATGAAATGCTGTGAGTACAGTGTCTATCAGGGTGGATGATTGCTTTGTGTACTGGGTCTGAGTGAAGGATCTTTTCAGCCAAATCATCATCAATCATCGCTGAATCCAGTGCTTCACTCACACTAATAGGACATCCAGACTTGGGGTCATGTACACCACCCAACAGGCTCTGCTGTTCCGTGATCTGCAGGGGTATCTGGGAGGATATGGAGCCTTTAGACACAGCTTCTTTCAGGGTTGCCACTGGGCTTTTCTCTTCCTCTAAGACATCTCCCTTGTGGAGCTGCAATGCCCACACATCTAACACAGTGCCCTCGTCCACAAGGCCCTTATCAAAAGGTGCATCAAGGTCACAGCGTTTCTCAAAAATTATACACAAAACGCCACCCTCTTCAACTTGGGGTCTGAGAAGGTGGGTCGCAAGTCCTCTCTCATCTTCATTGTCCCACACTACTTCTTCAGTGCATGGAAACGCTGTGGTTGTGTCAAGGATGTCTGTCAATACAGTGGCCAATAGCGATGACTCAAAGTTGGTGTCCTTGTCTGTCTCACAGCCAGGTGTCACTGGATATGTGGGACGTTGTGGGGAACCTTGTGCAACTGAGGCCAAGGGCAGGCCTGTGTCTTTCCCTGAGCACAAAGTAGaacttttcagtactgtttgtgTGGCTGAACTTCCATTGAAAGTCCCTTTAGGTTGATTATCTGAAGCAATATCTGTTtctgaatccattttaaatggtGTTGGGCTTGTGCTCATTGTGTTGGTTTGATCGATTCTGTCAGACACAACACCCATTTCAAAGGAAGGCTGCCTGGTATTTTTTGCAGAGTCAATAGATATGGATGATTCGTCTGTGAAACCGTGTGCTACCTCCATTTTGGAATGTCGTGCATTGTTTTCAGAGCTAGAATATTCCTTTTGTGCTGGCATCCTTTTGGAATCTGGTGCAGCTGAGGGGAAACTCCTGTCTGTGTCATTCACTGAGCACAATAGTGGGTGGGTTGACCTTTCCAAAATGATTTGTGTGGCTGACCCTTCATTGAAAGTGAGAGCCTCTTGTGGTTGATTATCTGAAGTTATATGTGAGGTTTCTACATCAATTTCAAAGGGTACTATACTTGTGTTGtttatcttcttcttcttcaaaaCATTTGCTTCAGAAGCTTCAGACTGCTGGATAGTATTTTCAGAATCAACTGAGCAGAATCTAGGagttgagttttccaaaatggtTTGTGTGGCTGAACCTCCATTGGCTGTATCTTTTGGTTGATTATCTGAATAAGTTTCAAAGGTGACTAAATCAATTTCAGTTAGCGCTGGGCTCGTACTGGTATTTTTACAAGAGCTAACCTCTACAGATGCTTCCTCTGTGAGGCCTTTTGCCTCCACCTTTTTAGAATCCTTGGCACCTGATGTCAGGTGCATGTCTGTGTCATTCACTAAGCACAATCTGGGAGGAGCTGAGCTTTCCAAAACAGTTTCTGAAGCTGAAACTCCATTGACAGTCTCTTGTGGTTGATAATCTGAAGGTATTTCTGAAGTTTCTACACCAATTTCAAATGATGATGAGCTTGTACCGTGTCTGGTCCTTTGATAGATGGTATAAGTCAAAACATTTTCTTTTGAATCAGGTTGTCTGGCATTCTTTTCAGAATGAACAGCTACAGATGCTTCGTCTGTGATGCATTGTGCTAGCAAGCTAATGTCTTTGCCACCCACTGAGCATGATTTAGTACGGGTTGAGGTATCCGACATGGCGTGTGGGGCTGATTCTCCTATTGGTTGATTATATAAAGCTTTATCTGAGGTTTCTAAACCAATTTCAAAGGGTGATGGGCCATCGGACAAAACAGAATCATGCTGTCTGCTATTCTTAACAGAGCTGTGAAATTTCTCTGTGAAATCGTGTGCTATCATCATTTTCCAATCCAGTGCACCTGAGGGCAAGCTCATGTCTGTGGAAGGAGTTTGTGTGGCTGAACTTCCAGTGAAAGTCTCTTTTGATTGATTATCTGAGGATTCTACATCAATTCCATTGGGTGCTAGACTTATACTGCTTGTGTTCTTTTGATAGATGCTAATGTCAGAATCAGGCTGTGTGGTATTGTTTACACAGTCAATAGCTGAAGGAGAATCCTCTGTGCCATCATGTGCTACCACCTTCACCACATTATTAGAAAATGCTTTATTGTCAGATTGCTTATAATCTGACTTCTCCTCCTTGAAGAAATGTGAAGCATGATGGTCTTTCATTGTTCCATCTGTTCCCTCGTTAATGTGCAAATATCCAAAATCCTCAGTATTGCTGTCAAAGGACATCTCTGAATCTTCAGAAATGTCTTCTTTCAATGACATGTCCTCAAAAGTGGCATTACCAGGTCCAGTGTTGTATACCTGGTTTTCAGGTGTCTCTACTGAAATGTCAACTAAAAGTTCTGCCATTTTAGTCAACTGTCCATCGAATATTAAAAGCCTTTGTCCTGATTTTGGATCCATGTAACTATTCATTGTGAGGTATGAGATAAATAACTGTTTTGCCTCAATGGAAGATGGGGTATTTATGTTCTCATAATCAATCTCATTATCATCTGTAGTGCGATGGGATCCTCCAATCTGAAGCTCTCTCAACATCAGCCAGTTAGAAAATCTGTCATTAAGGTCATCAACATCAGGAAAAACATCTGGTATTTCAATGGTTTTCAATACCTCTGCTGTGTGTACATCAATGAAACCATTTTGAGTAGCAGAGTTAATATCCACTACTTTTGAGTATTCTGGTACGTAAAGGGACGCTATTTTCTGTCTATTGCTGAGCAGTTTGAATGCGAGCTGACTGGTGATGATTTCGTGCCGCAGAGAGGTGGAAATGGTCAAGATTTCACCAGAGTGAGGCCATAAAAGTCCCATGAGCCCCTTCTGTTTCTCCAGCACCAAGAGTGCACTGCTAAAGCTCATCAAATCACACTGAACAGCCTCATCCACTGTTAGCCTTTTGCCATTCTGAGGGTTCACTATACCTCCAGTTTGGGCCTGCTGGTTCAGTATCCCACTGGCAGTGTCTTGATCGATCAAGCCCTCTGACAGGGCTTGCTCTACAGTGAGCTTACTGCCTGTTTTGGGGTCGACGATACCGCCTGCAAACAGCTGAGCACCCAGCAGCCTCAACGTGGTCTCTCTGTCAATCAGCCCTTCATGAACAGCCCTAAGTACACTCATCTCCCTTCCGGATGTCAACTCTATGCTCCCATCGTGGCTCTTCTTTACCGGCAGCAGTCGCAGTCCAGTCTCCTCATCAACCACGCTCCTCTGCACCAGCTGGGTAAGCGAGACCTTCTCTGCCGTGCCGGGGTTGATCAGGTCCTTccatgtgttctgtctctccaggAGCTTGACATACAGATGTGCAGGGATCAGGCCAAACTGAAAGGCCCTCTCCAGGGTCAGTACATCACCTGTGTAGGACACCCTCAACCCACCTGTAGCCAACTGGATCTCTATAACCTTCATGGCGAGGCGCTCAGAGACGGCCCCCTCTCTAAGCGCTGCCATCACAGGGAGAGATTCTGAAGAGAACAGAGGGCTCAGGATACTCCGGTTGGCTTCGTTGAGCTCTCTGAGCTGCTTCCAGGTGGCCTC
This genomic interval from Salvelinus fontinalis isolate EN_2023a chromosome 30, ASM2944872v1, whole genome shotgun sequence contains the following:
- the LOC129828716 gene encoding uncharacterized protein LOC129828716, which produces MENMSTHNAKYIFPQEFQTIEGVLEVGSIEVYSVFSSVQSGMIDHTTGLSLLEAQLITSGLVLPQFRMCLELDEAFHHNLIDEATWKQLRELNEANRSILSPLFSSESLPVMAALREGAVSERLAMKVIEIQLATGGLRVSYTGDVLTLERAFQFGLIPAHLYVKLLERQNTWKDLINPGTAEKVSLTQLVQRSVVDEETGLRLLPVKKSHDGSIELTSGREMSVLRAVHEGLIDRETTLRLLGAQLFAGGIVDPKTGSKLTVEQALSEGLIDQDTASGILNQQAQTGGIVNPQNGKRLTVDEAVQCDLMSFSSALLVLEKQKGLMGLLWPHSGEILTISTSLRHEIITSQLAFKLLSNRQKIASLYVPEYSKVVDINSATQNGFIDVHTAEVLKTIEIPDVFPDVDDLNDRFSNWLMLRELQIGGSHRTTDDNEIDYENINTPSSIEAKQLFISYLTMNSYMDPKSGQRLLIFDGQLTKMAELLVDISVETPENQVYNTGPGNATFEDMSLKEDISEDSEMSFDSNTEDFGYLHINEGTDGTMKDHHASHFFKEEKSDYKQSDNKAFSNNVVKVVAHDGTEDSPSAIDCVNNTTQPDSDISIYQKNTSSISLAPNGIDVESSDNQSKETFTGSSATQTPSTDMSLPSGALDWKMMIAHDFTEKFHSSVKNSRQHDSVLSDGPSPFEIGLETSDKALYNQPIGESAPHAMSDTSTRTKSCSVGGKDISLLAQCITDEASVAVHSEKNARQPDSKENVLTYTIYQRTRHGTSSSSFEIGVETSEIPSDYQPQETVNGVSASETVLESSAPPRLCLVNDTDMHLTSGAKDSKKVEAKGLTEEASVEVSSCKNTSTSPALTEIDLVTFETYSDNQPKDTANGGSATQTILENSTPRFCSVDSENTIQQSEASEANVLKKKKINNTSIVPFEIDVETSHITSDNQPQEALTFNEGSATQIILERSTHPLLCSVNDTDRSFPSAAPDSKRMPAQKEYSSSENNARHSKMEVAHGFTDESSISIDSAKNTRQPSFEMGVVSDRIDQTNTMSTSPTPFKMDSETDIASDNQPKGTFNGSSATQTVLKSSTLCSGKDTGLPLASVAQGSPQRPTYPVTPGCETDKDTNFESSLLATVLTDILDTTTAFPCTEEVVWDNEDERGLATHLLRPQVEEGGVLCIIFEKRCDLDAPFDKGLVDEGTVLDVWALQLHKGDVLEEEKSPVATLKEAVSKGSISSQIPLQITEQQSLLGGVHDPKSGCPISVSEALDSAMIDDDLAEKILHSDPVHKAIIHPDRHCTHSISYSQSLGLIDNDEAENIRQHQTDKKLSVLVLDDSEEEEWIENRDGHAREDLHAEGSKEQNCDSQKALLPSFTISHGPVCRQIISPILSDQVTEGRVIHELETPSSLREDSASHAPTSSLSDIVPGSRNSIQNSISSNRSNSLSLSDSGDSGAPQHQAEELRQTEEDGSSSLRRDTDLSCEAVGFTPGDGQLGAGYREIVGDQTVCPVQSDSGVSCSSHSDLLSDERKMENTVQPPASQLVKESDRRIDSSSPRDLSGDVTSTVSGDVGVRGDKTVINGDGVSSFNTVSPQRPLVKSERDVGGEMEPTSSQNGHSHSNPTVQKKTPVQLTNLSDLAIVSSVHSIKSGSDNKDSYDIGDQEQLQTAPIKEISSTITPDPTLTDKRLPNSNANVEAKANDRVESSRSGDSKPGRQEGSPDDGLSQITDQATSQTGQTSSNDTSSLSASKMTPGNPLKAKEPGMRTDVKQDECGSVENHPQPMAANAQPDSHSNTPSTSEMTSGHAVKPGLGSDLTCRQNQCCADENHPHLMTVDVPPDLMTHDSVPPPALAIYTALRSGLDELVRMRVEGADVDDLQKAETQAVEDIINLIQDNPQSHGRVFGDFGEETDAAPGLMKSSSPDLLRDLLKQEALRSGKTSPEEEEGEPLHEETPPSDMIQIQSQLLQVLQSLSSSQDPAMLKDVIGTLSSILGGAPHEGRPHNLEIIQEEGSSDEAEGAVADPMDAPDLCQSTEVETISDTGNAEPVQSKVRQEYSTQDYLECVGRLQDHADVLEEIRNVLSSQQGSLSNNMEELHSHLDESQVCYHIHNVIKV